A genome region from Christensenella minuta includes the following:
- the hisF gene encoding imidazole glycerol phosphate synthase subunit HisF, which produces MLTRRIIPCLDVHAGRVVKGVNFVDLRDAGDPVEIAKAYNAQGADEITFLDITASSDDRGIMEDVVARTAEQVFIPLTVGGGIRTVDDFRRILKAGADKISINSTALKTPELIDDAAARFGSQCVVVAIDAKMNAQGRYDVYLNGGRVNTGKDAVEWAKEAVRRGAGEILLTSMDADGTKAGYNIELTKLVCENVGVPVIASGGAGRLEHFAEVIREADASAVLAASLFHYKELTIWQVKEYLRKNGIAVRSI; this is translated from the coding sequence ATGCTGACAAGGAGGATTATTCCGTGCCTTGACGTCCATGCAGGACGTGTCGTTAAAGGAGTTAACTTTGTTGACCTGCGCGATGCGGGCGACCCGGTGGAGATTGCAAAGGCTTATAACGCGCAGGGCGCGGATGAGATTACATTTCTTGATATCACAGCCTCTTCGGACGACCGCGGGATCATGGAGGATGTCGTTGCACGCACGGCGGAACAGGTATTCATTCCGCTTACCGTAGGCGGGGGCATCCGTACGGTGGACGATTTTCGCCGGATTTTAAAAGCTGGAGCCGATAAGATATCCATTAATTCAACTGCGCTTAAAACTCCTGAATTGATTGACGATGCGGCTGCCCGCTTTGGCAGTCAATGCGTCGTGGTGGCTATCGACGCCAAAATGAACGCACAGGGCAGGTACGACGTTTACCTGAACGGCGGAAGGGTCAATACCGGGAAAGATGCGGTCGAGTGGGCAAAAGAAGCCGTACGGCGCGGCGCAGGAGAAATTTTACTTACGAGCATGGATGCTGACGGCACAAAGGCAGGCTATAATATCGAATTGACGAAGCTGGTATGCGAAAACGTCGGCGTGCCGGTCATTGCATCGGGCGGAGCGGGAAGGCTGGAACATTTTGCCGAAGTGATTCGCGAGGCGGATGCAAGCGCGGTATTGGCGGCCTCCTTGTTCCACTACAAGGAGTTGACAATCTGGCAGGTAAAAGAATATCTAAGGAAAAATGGAATTGCGGTAAGGAGTATATGA
- the hisIE gene encoding bifunctional phosphoribosyl-AMP cyclohydrolase/phosphoribosyl-ATP diphosphatase HisIE, with protein sequence MTMEIKFDEKGLVPAIAQEARTGAVLMQAYMNQEAYDKTLKTGYAHYYSRSRKQLWKKGETSGNIQKVVSVSLDCDGDCVLLQVEQTGGACHTGEYSCFFNLVQENAKVANSSLLYELYDLIGDRKMHPKEGSYTNYLFEKGIDKILKKIGEESAEVIIASKNPGTSELRYEAADLLYHLLVLMNEKGLSLTELFGELQGRR encoded by the coding sequence ATGACAATGGAAATCAAATTTGATGAAAAGGGGCTTGTGCCCGCGATTGCGCAGGAGGCGCGCACAGGTGCTGTGCTGATGCAGGCTTACATGAACCAGGAAGCATATGATAAAACGCTGAAAACGGGATATGCGCATTACTATTCCCGTTCTCGAAAGCAACTTTGGAAAAAAGGGGAAACATCCGGAAATATTCAGAAGGTGGTGAGCGTGAGCCTTGATTGCGATGGGGATTGCGTGCTTTTGCAGGTAGAGCAGACGGGAGGCGCCTGCCATACGGGCGAATATTCCTGCTTTTTCAATCTGGTGCAGGAAAACGCAAAGGTGGCAAATTCGTCGCTGCTTTACGAACTGTACGATTTGATCGGCGACCGGAAAATGCATCCTAAGGAAGGCTCTTATACCAATTATTTATTTGAAAAGGGTATCGATAAAATTTTGAAAAAAATAGGGGAGGAGAGCGCGGAAGTAATCATTGCGTCTAAGAATCCGGGCACATCCGAGCTCCGTTATGAGGCGGCCGATTTACTTTATCATCTGCTGGTGCTGATGAACGAAAAAGGACTCAGCCTTACGGAATTGTTCGGGGAATTGCAGGGAAGAAGATAA
- the pyrH gene encoding UMP kinase: MMEPKYKRVIMKISGEALCSLENRPLDFDIIDNVTEQIIEVAAQGVEVGIIVGGGNIWRGARVGKHMDRTTADYMGMLATVINALALQDSLEEKGLQTRVQTAIEMRQIAEPYIRRKAMKHLEKGRVVIFACGTGNPYFSTDTAAALRAAEMEVDLIMLAKNVDAVYDSDPKENPDAMRFDTISYMDVINKGLSVMDNTAITLCMDNHIPINVFGVNEKDSIRRVVYGEEIGTMIK, from the coding sequence ATTATGGAACCAAAATACAAAAGAGTAATTATGAAAATCAGCGGAGAAGCGCTCTGTTCTCTTGAAAACAGGCCGCTTGACTTTGACATTATCGACAATGTAACCGAACAGATTATCGAGGTGGCCGCACAGGGAGTTGAGGTTGGTATTATCGTAGGCGGCGGGAACATCTGGCGGGGCGCGCGCGTTGGAAAACATATGGACCGTACAACCGCCGATTATATGGGTATGCTTGCAACGGTGATTAATGCCCTCGCGCTGCAGGATTCCCTTGAGGAGAAGGGCCTCCAGACAAGGGTACAGACGGCGATTGAAATGCGGCAAATCGCGGAACCATATATTCGCCGGAAGGCAATGAAGCATCTCGAAAAAGGCCGTGTTGTGATCTTTGCCTGCGGTACCGGGAACCCGTATTTCTCAACCGATACGGCGGCTGCGCTTCGCGCGGCAGAGATGGAGGTCGATCTTATTATGCTGGCCAAAAATGTGGATGCGGTATATGACAGCGACCCAAAAGAAAATCCGGACGCCATGCGTTTCGATACTATCAGCTATATGGATGTCATCAACAAGGGACTCAGTGTGATGGATAATACGGCAATTACCCTGTGCATGGATAATCACATCCCAATTAACGTATTCGGGGTGAATGAAAAAGACAGTATCCGCAGGGTTGTGTACGGCGAGGAAATCGGTACAATGATAAAGTAG
- the hisZ gene encoding ATP phosphoribosyltransferase regulatory subunit → MEQLKTQVPAGAWDYLPAECAAKRKVEDEIRDSFLKNGYSEIETPSFEYYEVFMHDSVPYVQENMMKFFDQKGRILALRPDLTGPIARAAATKLLIRQDVLRLCYIQNAFGFFNRGIAGKTEFTQAGVELIGKQGADADAEVIALAIGTLRKIGLEGFKIELGQVAYFKGLIEGSGLDEEQTERIRALVDAKNNVELEYELSRLNMEGPKKQALLELGSLFGGREALVKAEMLAKSEECRRAVENIREVFDILCGFGYEEYLSIDFGILNNFNYYSGIIFRGISDGIGTPILSGGRYDELLSEFGTDAPATGFAMGIKELLVVLERQGKLVSTSEKTMVVLAPREMLGQAFAYVQELRKQGKRVVLELNGSSYDPAKFEVVDFQRRIK, encoded by the coding sequence ATGGAACAGTTAAAAACGCAGGTCCCCGCGGGCGCCTGGGACTACCTGCCGGCAGAATGCGCGGCAAAAAGAAAAGTAGAGGATGAAATCAGGGACAGCTTTCTGAAAAATGGATACAGCGAAATCGAAACGCCTTCCTTTGAATATTATGAGGTCTTCATGCATGACTCCGTACCGTATGTGCAGGAGAATATGATGAAATTTTTCGATCAGAAAGGGCGGATACTTGCCTTGCGCCCGGACCTCACCGGGCCGATTGCCCGGGCGGCGGCAACGAAGCTTTTGATCCGGCAGGATGTTCTGCGCCTGTGCTATATTCAGAATGCGTTTGGTTTCTTCAACCGTGGAATTGCCGGAAAAACGGAATTCACCCAGGCCGGGGTGGAACTGATCGGGAAGCAGGGGGCGGATGCGGATGCCGAAGTGATCGCGCTTGCGATCGGCACTCTGCGAAAGATTGGATTGGAAGGGTTTAAGATCGAGCTTGGGCAGGTCGCTTATTTTAAGGGGTTGATCGAAGGCAGCGGTCTTGACGAAGAACAGACGGAACGTATCCGCGCTTTGGTGGACGCTAAAAATAATGTCGAATTAGAATATGAGCTTTCCCGTCTTAATATGGAGGGGCCGAAGAAACAAGCCTTGCTTGAACTGGGCAGTCTGTTCGGAGGGCGGGAGGCGCTTGTGAAGGCGGAGATGCTTGCCAAAAGCGAGGAATGCCGCAGGGCGGTTGAAAATATCCGTGAAGTGTTCGATATTCTTTGCGGGTTTGGATATGAAGAATATTTGTCGATCGATTTTGGCATTCTTAATAATTTCAACTATTATTCAGGGATCATTTTCCGTGGAATATCGGACGGGATCGGAACGCCTATTCTCTCGGGAGGGCGGTATGACGAATTGCTGAGCGAGTTTGGCACGGATGCTCCGGCGACAGGCTTTGCAATGGGAATCAAGGAGCTGCTTGTGGTGCTCGAACGGCAGGGCAAGCTGGTATCGACATCTGAAAAGACCATGGTAGTCCTTGCGCCAAGGGAGATGCTGGGACAGGCGTTTGCCTATGTGCAGGAGCTGAGGAAGCAGGGAAAACGGGTGGTCCTTGAATTGAATGGAAGCTCTTATGACCCTGCGAAATTTGAGGTCGTCGATTTTCAAAGGAGGATAAAATAA
- the tsf gene encoding translation elongation factor Ts: MVSASDVKTLRERSGAGMMDCKKALQEANGDMEKASELLREKGLAAAVKKAGRIAAEGVVGSYIHMGGKIGVLVEVNCETDFVAKTDAFQAFVKDVAMHIAAANPMYVSEDEIDPAVLEKEKEILTAQALNEGKPANVVDKMVEGRIKKFKKEICLLDQPFVKDPDKTVQQLVNDQVATIGEKISIRRFTRYEMGEGLEKRQDDFQKEVMEQAGL; the protein is encoded by the coding sequence ATGGTTTCGGCAAGTGATGTAAAGACATTGCGTGAGCGTTCCGGTGCAGGCATGATGGACTGCAAAAAGGCCCTGCAGGAAGCAAACGGAGATATGGAAAAGGCAAGCGAACTGTTGCGCGAGAAAGGCCTTGCAGCCGCCGTGAAAAAAGCGGGCAGAATTGCTGCGGAGGGAGTTGTCGGTTCCTATATCCATATGGGCGGCAAAATCGGCGTTCTCGTGGAAGTGAACTGCGAGACGGACTTTGTGGCAAAGACGGATGCGTTCCAGGCATTTGTGAAGGATGTGGCGATGCACATTGCGGCAGCGAACCCGATGTATGTATCGGAAGACGAAATTGATCCGGCTGTTCTCGAAAAGGAAAAGGAAATCCTGACGGCGCAGGCGCTTAATGAGGGAAAACCCGCAAACGTTGTTGATAAAATGGTGGAAGGCAGGATTAAAAAGTTTAAAAAAGAAATCTGTCTGCTTGACCAGCCGTTTGTCAAAGATCCCGACAAGACAGTTCAGCAGTTGGTGAACGATCAGGTCGCAACAATTGGTGAAAAAATTTCCATTCGCCGTTTCACAAGATATGAAATGGGCGAAGGACTTGAGAAGCGCCAGGATGACTTCCAGAAGGAAGTTATGGAGCAGGCTGGCCTCTAA
- the frr gene encoding ribosome recycling factor, with product MQIKHEALEKAESKMDKTLSVLRKELVSIRAGRANAQLLDGIMVDYYGTPTPINQVGNIAAPEPRLLTISLWDASILHEVEKAIQASDLGINPANDGKVIRLAFPEITGEKRQELVKLAKKKTEEAKIAIRSIRRDANEVFKKDKKSSAVTEDDYEILEKEIQTLTDKKTKEAEEILAAKEKEILEI from the coding sequence ATGCAAATTAAACATGAGGCACTCGAAAAAGCCGAATCAAAGATGGATAAAACGCTCAGCGTTTTGAGAAAAGAGCTTGTCAGCATACGCGCGGGCAGAGCGAACGCACAGCTTTTGGACGGGATCATGGTGGACTATTATGGAACTCCTACGCCGATCAATCAAGTCGGCAATATTGCTGCTCCCGAGCCGCGGCTTCTCACGATTTCTCTTTGGGATGCCAGCATCCTCCACGAAGTGGAAAAGGCGATCCAGGCCTCTGATCTTGGGATCAACCCTGCGAATGACGGAAAGGTGATCCGTCTTGCGTTTCCGGAAATTACCGGTGAAAAAAGACAGGAGCTCGTAAAGCTTGCCAAGAAAAAAACGGAAGAAGCAAAAATTGCAATCCGTTCGATCCGCCGCGACGCGAACGAAGTGTTCAAAAAAGATAAAAAATCAAGCGCCGTAACAGAGGATGATTATGAAATTCTGGAAAAGGAAATCCAGACGCTGACGGACAAGAAAACAAAAGAAGCGGAAGAGATTCTTGCGGCAAAGGAAAAGGAAATTCTTGAGATCTGA
- the hisA gene encoding 1-(5-phosphoribosyl)-5-[(5-phosphoribosylamino)methylideneamino]imidazole-4-carboxamide isomerase, whose protein sequence is MKIYPAIDIRDGKCVRLMQGELQRSTEYGDPIEMAKRWEDEGAYYLHVVDLDAAFSGSFVNQDIITKLVQSIKIPVQMGGGVRTKEDIRVRLDDAGISRVILGTVAVEDPELVKWAVARYKDRIAVGIDAKEGCVAIKGWAENSNIDPVSLAKDMHKMGVANIIYTDISKDGMMEGPNLDKTEMIVKETWMNLIASGGISSLDDIRKVRETGACGCIVGRALYDGAFTLQDAMKAAK, encoded by the coding sequence ATGAAGATTTATCCCGCAATTGACATCAGGGATGGTAAATGCGTTCGCTTGATGCAGGGAGAACTGCAGCGTTCCACAGAATACGGCGATCCGATTGAAATGGCAAAGCGCTGGGAGGACGAAGGCGCCTACTATTTGCATGTAGTCGACCTTGACGCGGCTTTCTCGGGTTCCTTTGTAAATCAAGATATTATTACAAAGCTGGTACAATCCATCAAGATCCCTGTCCAGATGGGCGGAGGCGTCCGGACGAAGGAAGATATTCGCGTCCGGCTGGACGACGCAGGCATTTCCCGTGTGATCCTAGGGACTGTGGCCGTGGAAGATCCGGAGCTTGTCAAATGGGCGGTGGCACGGTATAAGGACCGCATTGCAGTCGGGATCGACGCCAAGGAAGGGTGTGTGGCGATCAAAGGCTGGGCCGAGAACTCCAACATCGATCCTGTCAGCCTTGCAAAAGATATGCACAAGATGGGCGTGGCCAACATTATTTATACCGATATTTCCAAAGACGGCATGATGGAAGGGCCGAATTTGGATAAGACGGAAATGATTGTAAAAGAAACATGGATGAATCTGATCGCCTCGGGAGGGATCAGCAGTCTTGACGACATCAGGAAGGTGCGCGAAACAGGCGCTTGCGGCTGTATTGTAGGCCGCGCCCTGTATGACGGCGCGTTCACTCTGCAGGATGCGATGAAGGCGGCAAAATAG
- the rpsB gene encoding 30S ribosomal protein S2 translates to MSVISMKQLLEAGVHFGHQTRRWNPKMKRFIFTERNGIYIIDLQKTVKEVEKAYYFVRDIAMDNKTVLFVGTKKQAQESIEAEAKRCGMYYVSNRWLGGMLTNFKTIKSRVARLNKIEEMEQNGDMELLPKKEVIQLMHEKEKLLKNLGGIREMKNLPGALFVVDPRKEHIAIAEARNLGIPVVAIVDTNCDPDEVDYPIPGNDDAIRAVKLITSKMADAVLEGKQGEQMEEEAEEAAEVLTEAEAEVAAAEEIAEEIAQEILPEVEVEAAVVEEEK, encoded by the coding sequence ATGTCAGTTATTTCTATGAAACAGCTCCTGGAAGCAGGGGTACACTTTGGTCACCAGACGCGCCGTTGGAACCCGAAAATGAAACGGTTCATTTTTACGGAGCGGAATGGCATCTATATTATCGACCTTCAAAAGACAGTCAAGGAAGTAGAAAAAGCTTATTATTTTGTACGCGACATCGCTATGGATAACAAAACGGTGCTTTTTGTCGGTACAAAAAAGCAGGCTCAGGAATCCATCGAGGCGGAAGCAAAGCGGTGCGGAATGTATTATGTTTCTAATCGCTGGCTGGGTGGAATGCTTACAAATTTCAAAACGATCAAGAGCCGTGTAGCACGCCTCAATAAGATCGAAGAGATGGAGCAGAACGGCGATATGGAATTGCTTCCCAAGAAGGAAGTTATCCAGCTGATGCATGAAAAGGAGAAGCTACTGAAGAACCTCGGCGGCATCCGTGAAATGAAAAACCTGCCGGGCGCACTTTTCGTAGTTGATCCGCGCAAAGAGCACATTGCGATTGCGGAAGCAAGAAACCTCGGAATTCCGGTAGTTGCGATCGTTGATACGAACTGCGATCCCGATGAAGTGGATTATCCGATTCCGGGCAATGATGATGCGATCCGTGCGGTGAAACTTATCACTTCCAAGATGGCGGATGCCGTTCTCGAAGGGAAGCAGGGCGAGCAGATGGAAGAGGAAGCGGAAGAAGCAGCGGAAGTACTTACGGAAGCGGAAGCGGAAGTGGCCGCTGCCGAAGAGATTGCGGAAGAGATCGCCCAGGAGATTCTCCCGGAGGTTGAAGTGGAAGCCGCAGTAGTCGAAGAAGAAAAATAA
- the hisB gene encoding imidazoleglycerol-phosphate dehydratase HisB, whose translation MAREGAVTRTTSETDIRLSVVLDGSGTSEIETGVGFFDHMLTLFAKHAMVDLRLFCKGDTYVDAHHTVEDCGIALGEAIKAALGDKSGIRRYATKFVPMDETLVMANLDISGRPYFVYNMELRQNKAGDFDAELCEEFFRAVAVNAGLTLHLNLQYGKNTHHIIEAAFKAFGQALRRAAAVDPQIKGVFSTKGVL comes from the coding sequence GTGGCAAGAGAAGGAGCGGTAACGAGAACAACAAGTGAAACGGATATTCGGCTGTCGGTCGTGCTTGATGGTTCAGGGACTTCTGAAATCGAAACAGGCGTAGGATTTTTTGACCATATGCTTACTTTGTTCGCAAAGCACGCAATGGTGGACCTGCGGCTTTTCTGCAAAGGCGATACCTATGTAGATGCGCACCATACGGTGGAAGACTGCGGAATTGCGCTCGGGGAGGCGATCAAGGCGGCATTGGGCGATAAGTCGGGAATCAGGAGATATGCGACGAAATTTGTCCCGATGGATGAAACGCTTGTGATGGCGAATCTTGATATCAGCGGCAGGCCTTATTTTGTCTATAATATGGAACTGCGGCAAAATAAAGCGGGGGATTTTGACGCGGAGCTGTGTGAGGAGTTTTTCCGCGCGGTTGCCGTAAATGCAGGACTGACCCTCCATCTTAATCTGCAATACGGAAAAAATACGCATCATATCATTGAAGCGGCATTTAAAGCATTCGGACAGGCGCTCCGCAGGGCGGCGGCGGTCGATCCTCAGATCAAGGGCGTATTTTCTACGAAGGGCGTATTATGA
- a CDS encoding isoprenyl transferase, which produces MGIFSKKRSAQLTELDLNRLPIHVAIIMDGNGRWAKKRMMPRAAGHRAGMYKVKTIIRMSSDIGIKHLTLYAFSTENWKRPKEEVGALMGLLIEFLQKELDEMHERGVVFRTIGDTSRLPQAVRDVLENAKQKTKDNTGLVLNIALNYGSRTEIRDAVRRIASEVTAGNLAIEEITEQVISDHLETAGQPDPDFMIRTSGEERLSNYLLYQLAYAEFYFTPVFWPDFDEREYEIALLEYQNRQRRYGGL; this is translated from the coding sequence TTGGGAATTTTTTCTAAGAAGCGGTCTGCACAACTTACGGAGCTTGACCTCAATAGGTTGCCTATCCATGTCGCCATTATCATGGACGGCAATGGCCGCTGGGCAAAAAAACGCATGATGCCAAGGGCGGCAGGGCACCGCGCCGGAATGTATAAGGTGAAGACAATTATCCGCATGAGCAGCGATATTGGTATAAAACACCTGACGCTTTATGCGTTTTCCACCGAAAACTGGAAACGTCCCAAAGAGGAAGTTGGCGCGCTTATGGGGCTCCTGATCGAATTCCTCCAGAAGGAGCTTGACGAGATGCACGAACGGGGCGTGGTGTTCCGCACCATTGGAGACACTTCCAGGCTTCCGCAGGCAGTGAGAGACGTGCTCGAAAATGCAAAACAGAAAACGAAGGATAATACGGGTCTCGTACTGAATATTGCGCTCAATTATGGGTCTCGTACTGAAATCAGGGATGCCGTGAGGCGTATTGCCTCGGAAGTGACGGCAGGAAATCTCGCAATAGAAGAGATTACGGAACAGGTCATTTCCGATCATTTGGAGACGGCTGGGCAGCCCGACCCCGATTTTATGATCCGCACAAGCGGTGAGGAGCGGCTTTCCAATTATCTGCTCTACCAGTTGGCCTATGCGGAATTTTATTTTACGCCTGTGTTTTGGCCGGACTTCGATGAACGGGAATACGAAATAGCCTTGCTTGAATATCAGAACAGGCAGCGCCGTTACGGCGGGCTTTGA
- the hisG gene encoding ATP phosphoribosyltransferase, protein MELTIALAKGRLAKFAIELFSKCGIDTSELREDTRKLVVCDKKNELRFVLVKPSDVPVYVYRGVADIGIAGKDTLLEEGLPLYEMLDLKCGKCKVCVAGYPKQKERITSNITRVATKYPRIAKMYYDEKGEGIEIIKLNGSIELAPILDLSDVIVDIVESGTTIRENGLTILEEVCDISARLVVNQVSLKTKAEKIQPLIEKMKIALEDM, encoded by the coding sequence ATGGAATTGACAATAGCGCTTGCAAAGGGCAGGCTTGCAAAATTTGCGATCGAATTGTTTTCCAAATGCGGAATCGATACTTCCGAATTGCGGGAAGATACGCGCAAACTGGTCGTTTGTGACAAAAAAAACGAATTGCGCTTCGTGCTGGTTAAGCCGTCCGACGTACCCGTATATGTATACCGCGGCGTGGCGGATATCGGGATAGCGGGAAAGGATACGCTGCTTGAAGAAGGGCTTCCGCTTTACGAGATGCTGGATTTGAAATGCGGAAAATGCAAGGTGTGCGTGGCCGGATATCCTAAGCAGAAAGAACGTATTACTTCAAACATTACGCGGGTAGCGACCAAATATCCGAGGATTGCCAAAATGTATTATGATGAGAAGGGGGAAGGGATTGAGATTATTAAATTGAATGGCAGTATTGAACTTGCGCCGATCCTTGATCTTTCGGACGTCATCGTGGATATTGTGGAAAGCGGCACTACGATCCGTGAAAACGGTCTTACCATTCTGGAGGAAGTATGTGATATCAGCGCACGCCTCGTTGTGAACCAGGTGAGTCTAAAAACAAAGGCGGAAAAAATCCAGCCGTTGATTGAAAAAATGAAAATTGCCCTGGAGGATATGTGA
- the hisD gene encoding histidinol dehydrogenase produces MLPILSAKETDSIKRRLLERANTDYSEQQKIVDAVLEDVRKTGDRALFSYIARFDGFEASADNLMVTEEETDEAFGAVDPVLLEVMKEAAANIEEFHNHQKRENWFIEKGGKYLGQLYLPVEYAGVYVPGGKAAYPSSVLMNIIPAKCAGVTNIFVATPAQGGKVNPATIAAAKIAGAHKIYKMGGAQAIAAFAYGTESVPRVDKITGPGNIFVALAKKSVYGQAGIDMIAGPSEVLVIADDSANERFIAADFLSQAEHDELAACMLVTVSRKKAEAVRAEIIRQAELLPKKDIVLKSLENYGTIIVAETLDEAVETANRIAPEHLEICTEDPEALLPGIRNAGSIFLGEYSPEPLGDYFAGTNHVLPTNGTARFSSPLNVDDFQKKSSVIYYSREEFEKVFRKVAAFAQAEGLDAHARSAAIRFEG; encoded by the coding sequence ATGCTGCCGATACTCTCAGCAAAGGAGACCGACTCCATTAAAAGGCGCCTGTTGGAGCGTGCAAATACAGATTATTCCGAACAACAGAAAATTGTCGATGCAGTGCTTGAGGATGTGCGGAAAACCGGTGACCGGGCTTTGTTTTCCTATATTGCGCGTTTCGACGGCTTTGAGGCAAGTGCGGATAATTTGATGGTCACGGAGGAAGAGACCGATGAGGCTTTCGGAGCGGTCGACCCTGTTCTGCTCGAGGTGATGAAGGAAGCTGCGGCAAATATCGAGGAGTTCCACAATCATCAGAAGAGGGAGAACTGGTTTATCGAAAAAGGAGGGAAATATCTGGGACAGTTATACCTGCCTGTTGAATATGCAGGCGTATATGTGCCGGGTGGAAAAGCCGCTTATCCGTCCAGCGTCCTGATGAATATCATCCCTGCAAAGTGTGCGGGAGTTACCAATATTTTCGTCGCGACTCCCGCGCAGGGAGGGAAGGTCAATCCCGCGACGATCGCCGCCGCGAAAATTGCAGGAGCACATAAGATTTATAAAATGGGCGGCGCCCAGGCGATCGCTGCTTTTGCCTATGGTACGGAAAGCGTCCCGCGTGTGGATAAAATCACGGGACCGGGCAATATTTTCGTCGCGCTCGCAAAGAAAAGCGTATATGGGCAGGCGGGCATTGACATGATCGCCGGGCCGTCCGAGGTTTTGGTAATCGCGGACGACAGTGCAAATGAGCGCTTTATCGCGGCGGACTTTCTTTCACAGGCAGAGCATGACGAACTTGCGGCCTGTATGCTGGTAACAGTCAGCAGAAAGAAAGCGGAAGCGGTGCGGGCAGAGATCATACGTCAGGCGGAACTGCTCCCCAAAAAAGATATTGTCTTGAAATCACTGGAAAATTACGGAACGATCATCGTCGCGGAAACGCTGGATGAGGCGGTGGAAACAGCAAACCGGATCGCCCCCGAACATCTTGAGATTTGCACGGAGGATCCGGAGGCGCTGCTGCCCGGCATCCGGAATGCCGGATCTATTTTCCTGGGGGAATATTCGCCGGAACCGCTTGGCGATTATTTCGCGGGCACGAATCATGTGCTTCCCACCAACGGCACGGCACGCTTTTCATCACCGCTCAATGTAGACGATTTTCAAAAGAAATCCAGTGTGATATACTATTCAAGAGAGGAATTTGAAAAGGTTTTTCGTAAGGTGGCGGCCTTTGCGCAGGCGGAAGGGCTTGATGCGCATGCACGGTCCGCGGCGATTCGCTTTGAAGGTTGA
- the hisH gene encoding imidazole glycerol phosphate synthase subunit HisH yields MIAVIDYGMGNLRSVEKAFQYLGFDVCVTDRKEDLGRASHIILPGVGAIADALLRLERRGLIKEIAKQAASGKPFLGICLGMQLLFDKSYENGEYKALGLVKGEVSPFQLENMRVPHMGWNSLIMKDNALFRNDGEEKYVYFVHSYHAAGVPKENIIAETEYGYRFVSAVQKDNLFGLQFHPEKSGETGLNMLKNFGGLKL; encoded by the coding sequence ATGATTGCTGTAATTGACTATGGAATGGGCAACCTGCGTAGCGTGGAAAAAGCGTTCCAATACCTTGGCTTTGATGTGTGCGTGACGGACCGCAAGGAGGACCTCGGGAGAGCAAGCCATATCATTCTGCCGGGTGTAGGAGCGATTGCGGATGCGCTGTTGCGCCTTGAACGGCGCGGCCTTATCAAAGAGATCGCGAAGCAGGCTGCGAGCGGGAAACCGTTTCTGGGGATATGCCTCGGCATGCAGTTGCTGTTTGACAAGAGCTATGAAAACGGTGAATATAAGGCGCTGGGGCTGGTGAAGGGAGAGGTAAGCCCTTTTCAGCTCGAGAATATGCGCGTACCGCATATGGGCTGGAATTCCCTTATTATGAAGGACAATGCTTTGTTTAGAAATGACGGTGAGGAAAAATATGTCTATTTCGTCCATTCCTATCATGCGGCCGGGGTTCCAAAGGAAAATATTATTGCGGAAACGGAGTATGGATACCGGTTTGTTTCCGCCGTTCAAAAGGACAATTTGTTCGGCTTGCAGTTTCATCCGGAAAAAAGCGGTGAAACAGGCCTGAACATGCTGAAAAATTTTGGAGGTTTAAAGCTATGA